In the genome of Lathyrus oleraceus cultivar Zhongwan6 chromosome 4, CAAS_Psat_ZW6_1.0, whole genome shotgun sequence, the window ACACGAATATTGGGTTATTTGCACTTACGTGTCAACTATCGTCTTCATAGCagggtatgttgtccaatcattgTGTAAAGAATCCAAATAATACACAATTTCTTTAAAAGGATTTATCGCGAccaacaaccaatgtccactgtaataAAACAAATGTTAGATGGAAACTTTCTACACGACGtcaaaatatgaaaaattatAACAGATGAATTTAGATTGAAGAACTAACCCGTCGCCGGTATTAAACGGTAAAAAGAACAACTTTTCTCTATCTGTGTCGGCCATAAAGCGCTCGACTACATACGTCCTGACTTCATCTGGTTTTCTTATCATTTCGGTTAAGTTAGTTTTCATGGGATTTAAGAATGAGAATCTTTGCTCCAACCCACGCGGACCCATCAATTTGTCATATAAATACCTtatataaaaacatcattaacatttAGACTATTCATATGAAACGAGTAAATAACTTGTTCAAGAATTTAAACAAAGTAGATCGGATATACCTCATGTATGTGTTGATAACACCAACGCTTAATTGCGTATGATacaaaatttgatcaaaatccTCTTTACCCAATGGCTCGGCATACTCAAAACCAAAAATAGCTCCATCCATAGGTATTAAACGAACACATCCATCCGAAATATCTGTCGTTTCTAAATATGTATGGAGGCACGCTCTATACTTGGAAGGATTTTTCTTTTTAGCCCCGGTCCTCTTGGAAATTTCAGTCTTCTTAGCAACAGGAATCTAAATATCATATAATTAGTAAGGTGAAGTGTAAGATGACGAATTAACAGGAATCTAAATAGCATATAATTGTGATGTACCTCTTTTTGcgatgcaactgactcgatttcCCGCGCAATCCCCTTATCTTTTGctttggattttgtgggagtctaaTTAACATTAACATGTAAAAAATGTGTACGTAAAATGCGCGTAAAAAATTTGAATACCTAAAGGTTCATAATggttttaagcatacctcatatcctacgaTAATGAGGTctgtcggccatgcaacaaatgAACCTATGGCATCTCCCAATAAAGTTGCATCCGAAACATCGTCAGGATGTGGTAATAACGCATCCTTCTCCAAAGCAATATCAACCGAGACTTTCAAAGATCCAGTAGGGAGCGGTTTAGTGTGAAGTAATTCACCCAAATTGTTATGAACTTTccccttgccaaccatccgataaGTCGGTCTCGCTAAGTAGAGgtgacaaggtgaaatgccctaaaaccaataataaatatGACATTTTTAATGTGTATATATGACAATTAAATAAATTAAGCTAATTTAATTTCATAATAAGATATATAATTACCTCTGGAATAGTCGGTTGAAAATTACAATTGATACTATCTTTGTCACTAGTATCTTTAAAACCCGCTGCTCGATCTCTTTCTCTTTCCTTTCTTAATTCAAGAACTTCAGCTTTTAATGCTTCCAAAGTTTGCTGCAGTTCTTTATTGCTAGGAGtcttttgttttttaatattCAAGGATTTTTGAGTGATCCCAAATCCCTTgcccctcacccgaccagaatactcgGGAACATCTAATGCTCGACTCAGTATGCTCCTGCAATCAGTGTCTTCATATGGAACTATAGATTGAGATAGAGTCTCCTGAAAATCATATGAACATACACACAATAGTAATGTTATTGTCTTAAGTAAGTGTCAAAGTCAAAGTGTTCGAAATTGGACGATTCAAAAGTGTCAAAGTCAAAGTGTTATTGTCTTAAATAATGCTATACTTACACATTTCTCAAATATTTGTTGAACGTCTTCTTTAATCTTTCCATCCTTACCgacacgggcttccttccacaaaacatgtgccGGAAGAGATGTTTCAGAACTATTCTCCTTTGTTAACTACACATTAAGCATAATATGATCAAATATAACTCATGACAAAATATGATCAAATATAACAAGTATATCAATGCAATTTATAGATACTTACTATAGACTGCTCTAAGCGTCCATATCCAACACGCCCTTTTCTATAGAGATACGCCGGACTTGATGCTCTTTGCCGGTTTGTTTCACTTACACTCTTAAATTCTTGGGTTTTTCGTTTGGATTTAAACGTTTCCCATTCTTTAGGTGAAATCAAACTTGCATATTTAGATGGAAGCTCTGCATCAACAAAAGTACCTTCCGTATCCCTAAGAAAGGTGGTTGATAAAAAGGTTCTAAACCCTCTTAGTAACTTTCCGGCCAATTTGAGACAATGATCTCTTCTGTTTTCTTCGATGTCGAAACACCTCTACGAAAAACATACACACATTGCGTTAGTACAATTAATTTAAAGACATAATCGTCATTAAAAACAAATAACATCACATATggtacctttatctcactccatATTTTGTCTTTAGCTTCGTTCAATTGTTTATTTCTCCAATTATCACAAGTAATTGGAACTTCATTCCTtaccattttgtactcttcgggtcattcacatagaacacttgtttagcttgagatgctagaataaaaggttcatctttgtaccccaccctagtaagatcaacttgcaaaaatccagacttatccattcgtatgccactactattcacccacttgcaaccaaagatgggaatctgaaacttctcataatcaaacacccaaatgtgctcaataactccaaaatatgacaaatttgcatatttggggtttaagtccttcatacttgatatatgcattgcttcagctagcacggtgacaccactattttgcatagtactcttatcatcttgttctttggtataaaatgtgtatccattaattgaatatgcgctatgagaaaacacatgcaaacttggaccatatgccaaacatctcaacctttctgttaccgaagaaggatctgaagagcgcttcaaataaatatgatccttcaaccattgtatgaaactttgattgtgctctataactatccaattttcatttctgttcggatttaaccttcggagtacatccttgtgcatttcaacatatggctcaacctcattattattgtgcagaacatacaaatgaacttgatcccgttcatcccttgatattgtcacaattttattcccaattaattttttaccttccattttgtcgaaaatctgagctctggggagtccaatcgattgaacgttagacaaatattcagtacaaaactcaacagcttcttcaacaatgtatcgttcaacaatacaaccctctggtcgacttcgggatttcacgtacccttttaatattttcatataccgttcagcagggtacatccatctcatataagctggtccacacaactgtgtctctttcacaagatgaacaactaaatgaaccattatgtcaaaaaaagacggaggaaaatacatttcaagctcacacaaggtaattacaatctctttttgtagtgttggtaagatctcgggatcgatcaccttactacaaattgacctaaagaaaaaacacaatttagttatggcacttcttactttttctggcaaaatagaacgtatacctatcggtagaaaatgttccattataacatggcaatcatgtgtcttcaaattcttcaacttgaggtctttcatagaaacaagtcttc includes:
- the LOC127074604 gene encoding uncharacterized protein LOC127074604, whose protein sequence is MVGKGKVHNNLGELLHTKPLPTGSLKVSVDIALEKDALLPHPDDVSDATLLGDAIGSFVAWPTDLIIVGYETPTKSKAKDKGIAREIESVASQKEIPVAKKTEISKRTGAKKKNPSKYRACLHTYLETTDISDGCVRLIPMDGAIFGFEYAEPLGKEDFDQILYHTQLSVGVINTYMRYLYDKLMGPRGLEQRFSFLNPMKTNLTEMIRKPDEVRTYVVERFMADTDREKLFFLPFNTGDGGHWLLVAINPFKEIVYYLDSLHNDWTTYPAMKTIVDTIIQTVRAQRKIQVPKRKANNITWNRVECPRQRNNIDCGYYTLRFMKETLLMDRTDIPSDYFDEYRCAYYSKDQLDEIKEELCQFIIELQVL